From the genome of Blautia hydrogenotrophica DSM 10507:
GCAGTCATAAAAGGGGATGTGGATGTGGTGCCAATTTCTGACCAGATATTGGCGTCTGAGATTGCCAATGGGAACGCCAAGGATTCAGATGTGAAGATCATACATGAGTCTGACGCGATTCCGGCTGAGGGGATGGTAGTGGCGGAATCTGTGGACGAGGATACAAAGAAGATGCTGACAGATTTCCTGACATCTTATGACAATGAGGCCTATTTTACCGATGTAATCAAGAAAGAAGGCGCGCGTTTTGTGGAGTGCAGTGCTGAGGACTATGAGCCGATTGTGGAACTGAATAAAACGCTGAATCAGGAATAAGGAGAGAAGCAGCATATGAAAAGTTTGTTGAAGTTTGAGAATGTGAGCAAAAAATATCCTAATGGCGTCCGGGCACTGAAGGATGTGTGCTTTGAGGTGAAGGAGGGAGAATTCGTCTCCATCATCGGTCCCTCCGGTTCAGGGAAATCCACGATTTTGAGGGCGGTGAACAAGCTGATTACAATCAGCGGAGGTACAGTCAGTCTGGATGGCGTCTCCGTCTCAGAGCAGAGAGGAAAGAATCTCAGGCGGCTGAGAAGAGAGGTCGGAATGATATTTCAGAACTATAATCTGGTCTACAGCCTCTCTGTGCTGCAGAATGTATTGCATGGCTGTTTAGGATATATGGGCGGTATCCGCGGAGTGTTTGGAAGATACACAGAAGAGGATAAAAAGAGAGCAATAGAGCTGTTGGGAGAGTTGGGAATGGAGAAATACTGCTATAACCGGGCTTCCGATTTATCAGGTGGGCAAAAGCAGAGGGTTGGAATTGCCAGAGCAGTGATGCAGGAACCGAAGCTGCTGCTGTGTGATGAGCCGATAGCATCTTTGGACCCTTCTAGCGCCAAGACAATTATGGACTTGCTGAGGGATATGACACAGCGCCGAAATATCACCTGTATGGTGAATCTCCACCAGTTGGATGTGGCTTTGAAGTATTCTACGAGGATTATCGGCCTGTCAAAGGGAGAAATCGTCTTTGACGGAGCGCCTGATGAGCTGAATGATTATTTTATAGAGCGGATTTACGGGACGTCTAAGGAGAATCTGATGATGGGAGGTGAGACCGTTGAGAGAGAAGATTCCGCTGATTGCGCGTAGCCAGAAGATCTGGTATACGGGATTTCTGGCAGTTTGCATTTTGCTGTTCTTACTCACCTCCTGGTACACGAATTTTCGGGTGACGACTCTGGTGAGGAATGGAGATGCTTTTTGGGATTTCATCACGAAAGATTTCCTTCCACCAGCGTTGCCTCAGGCCAGTCGAATTCCTAGTGTGTTCGCCAGTGTTTTGGTGACGCTGGCATTAGCGTTGTCTTCCACGACAATTGCTGCGATTCTGGCATTTTTTGTCTCCCTGTTTGGGAGCGAAAAGGTCTCACCGTTTCCGAGAATAGCGAAATATGTGAGAGGCTTTGCCACATTTTTACGGAATATTCCGGCGCTAGTCTGGGCATTCATTTTGTTTTCTTCACTGGGAATAGGAACAGGTGTGGGGTTTGTAGCCCTGTGTATTACGAGCTTTGCATTTATGGTTAGAGCTTTTGTGGAGACGATGGAGGATGTGTCTCAGGACTGCGTGGAAAGTCTTCAGGCTGTAGGAGCGAGTTTTCCACAGAGAGTGTCCCAGGCGATTCTTCCTTCCTGTCTCAGCGGGTTTTTATCTTGGTTTTTGTACTGTATTGAAGTAAATATACGGGCGTCGA
Proteins encoded in this window:
- the phnC gene encoding phosphonate ABC transporter ATP-binding protein, whose translation is MKSLLKFENVSKKYPNGVRALKDVCFEVKEGEFVSIIGPSGSGKSTILRAVNKLITISGGTVSLDGVSVSEQRGKNLRRLRREVGMIFQNYNLVYSLSVLQNVLHGCLGYMGGIRGVFGRYTEEDKKRAIELLGELGMEKYCYNRASDLSGGQKQRVGIARAVMQEPKLLLCDEPIASLDPSSAKTIMDLLRDMTQRRNITCMVNLHQLDVALKYSTRIIGLSKGEIVFDGAPDELNDYFIERIYGTSKENLMMGGETVEREDSADCA
- the phnE gene encoding phosphonate ABC transporter, permease protein PhnE, with translation MREKIPLIARSQKIWYTGFLAVCILLFLLTSWYTNFRVTTLVRNGDAFWDFITKDFLPPALPQASRIPSVFASVLVTLALALSSTTIAAILAFFVSLFGSEKVSPFPRIAKYVRGFATFLRNIPALVWAFILFSSLGIGTGVGFVALCITSFAFMVRAFVETMEDVSQDCVESLQAVGASFPQRVSQAILPSCLSGFLSWFLYCIEVNIRASTIVGMVGGGGVGLTLFSYIKGFQYDVALSIILLVAVMVILVDRVTERLRKEIQK